ATTGCCCGTGGGCGAGGGAAAGAGGCCGACCGGCTCCCACAGGTCGCTGAGGCGATCCGGGTCACGACGGGCGAAGGCCTCGACATAGTCGGCGAAGAAGGCGGCGAGGTCGGCCTGGACGGTCATTCGGATCCTGCGGAGGTTCGGGCCGGGCGACCGGTCAGGCGACGACGGTCAGGGGCGGGCGCGCGGACGCCGCCTCGATCTCGGCCCGGACGATGTCGTTGAACGTCAGGGTGGGATTGGCCTCGGCCAGCTTGCCGATCTTCATCCAGAACTCGGCCTGGGCATTGATGGACCGGCACATCACCGTGCTGGCGCGGCGGATGTCCTCGTGCAGGCCGTCGTCGATCTTCACTAGTCCCATGAGGGGCCCCTTCTTACGTATATGGATCATATACGGTTCGTATATGGGGCCGTCAATCCGGTGCGCACGTCCCGTACCGCGAACCTGACGACGGAACCCGGCGCGCGGGGCGGCCGTTCTGAAGCCCTTGTCCGCAGGGGTTGCCCGCATGTCCGATACCGCCGCCGAACCGAGCTTCCATCCGCCCGAGGACGCGGTCGAATTCTATGCGGAATCTCTGCGGCTGCTGCAGGAGAGCGGCATCCCCTTCCTGCTGTCGGGCACCTATGCGGTGACGGCCTATACCGGGATCCGGCGGCCGACCAAGGATCTGGACGTCTTCTGCAAGCCCGGGGACTATCCCCGGATCCTGGCCTATTTCCAGACGCGCGGGTACCGCACCGACGTCGAGGACGAGCGCTGGATCGCCAAGGTCTGGAAGGACGAGAAGCATTTCTTCGACGTGATCTTCGCCATGTCGAACGGCACCATCGCAGTGTCCGACAGCTGGTTCGGCGACGACACGATCGAGGTCTATGGCCACGCGGTGAAGATCACCCCGCCGACGGCGCTGATCCTGTCCAAGGTCTTCATCCAGGACCGCTATCGCTACGACGGGGCCGACGTGAACCACGTCATCCTGAAACAGTCCGAGGCCATCGACTGGAAGTCGCTGCTGGACCAGATGGATCTGTACTGGGAGGTGCTGATGGCGCACCTGCTGAACTTCCGCTTCGCCTATCCGACCGAGCGCGACAACATCCCGGCCTGGCTGATGACCGAACTGGCGCAGCGGCTGGAGGCCCAGGTCACCCTGCCCGCCCCGCGTGTCAAGGTGTGCCGCGGACGCCTGTTCAGTCCGCGCGACTATATCGCCGACATCACCGACTTCGGCTTCGGCGACGTGGTCGGCAAGGGCCTTGAGGAACGCCATGACCCGATACCCTGAACGAGGGCGCTATGTTCGCGACGCGGTCGCTCACGACTTGAGCGCAGATGCAGGGCGCTATGCTCGGCTCGCGGAGCCTCGCGACTTGAGCGCGGGGGTGGCCTGTGACCGATGACTTTCAGGCGCCGCAGCCGGGCATGGATGCGGGGCCGGCGAAACGGCTGCGCGTGGCGGCCGTGGGCGACCTGCACGTCGGCGAGGGTCCCTCGCCCTATCGCGACCTGTTCGAGCGGGTCAGCGACGACGCCGACGTGCTGTGCCTGTGCGGCGACATGGTCAATTTCGGCAAGACGGGCGAGGTCGAGGCCCTGCTGGAGGACCTCAAGCTCTGCACCATCCCCATCGTGGGCGTCATGGGCAACCACGAGCACGAGTGCGGCCAGCCCGAGGTGGTGATGGAGATGTTCTGCGACGCGGGCGTCACCATGCTGTCGGGCGGGCGCAACCACGAGATCGACGGCGTCGGCTTCGCCGGCACCAAGGGGTTCGTCGGCGGCTTCGGCCGCTACATGCTGAGTTCCTTCGGCGAGGCCTCGATCAAGGCCTTCGTGCAGGAGGCGGTCGAGGACGCCAACCAGCTGGAGACCTCGATCCGGTCGCTGCGGACCGAGCGGTCGGTGGTGCTGCTGCACTATGCGCCCGTGGTCGACACCGTGGTCGGA
This DNA window, taken from Brevundimonas subvibrioides ATCC 15264, encodes the following:
- a CDS encoding ParD-like family protein, producing MGLVKIDDGLHEDIRRASTVMCRSINAQAEFWMKIGKLAEANPTLTFNDIVRAEIEAASARPPLTVVA
- a CDS encoding metallophosphoesterase family protein, which encodes MTDDFQAPQPGMDAGPAKRLRVAAVGDLHVGEGPSPYRDLFERVSDDADVLCLCGDMVNFGKTGEVEALLEDLKLCTIPIVGVMGNHEHECGQPEVVMEMFCDAGVTMLSGGRNHEIDGVGFAGTKGFVGGFGRYMLSSFGEASIKAFVQEAVEDANQLETSIRSLRTERSVVLLHYAPVVDTVVGEPPEIHTFLGSSRLAETIDRYDNVKLVVHGHAHRGAPEGRTNRGVPVYNVALPVLRTLGETPYRVFEV